The genomic DNA GGGCTGATACTTTCTTCTGCCTCTGAGAGCTTCTTCAGAACTTGGTTGACCTCGGCCTCATCAAATTCCAAACACAGAAATTCAGATTCCTGTCCACTTTTCCCTATTTCCAGCTCCATTATAGCAACGGGGGTGTGTATCTGAGCTGAGTGCCTGGACTGTGATTTGCCATCAACTCTCCAGCTTAGGCCCCGAAGCCCACTGTCCCAGCGGCTCTGGTCCATCAGGCTCTCTCGGATCTTTGTCTTATGACTCTTCCAGAATTTAGAAATGACAGCAGCTTGATCAGATGTGATCCCTCCTTGCTTTTTGGTTTGAGCAGTCAGGAATGGTGGCTCCTCTGGGCTTCTTCCTTGTTGGCAAACTCAAGCGTGTCAGTCTGCTGCTCAGGCTTCGACCTCAGGCAGGAAAGCGTGTGCACAGGAGAAAACGCCCATGGACAGCCCGTGACTGTGGCTGTGATAGAATGTCCAGAAGTACCTGACCCTCAGGTGAAGGAGGAGGCAGACCTAGGCCATACCACAGCCGGGCAGGGGCCCACACCTctcctggcttctctctctcctgtgttctAGGATACTGAGAGTCTGTGGTAACTTGTGTAGAAACAGAGTAGAGTTGTTCTCATtcctgcctccaccccacccccagtctcatgttgagaaagaaaagccatatgGGAACTGAGAGTGAGCGTATGGGTGTGAGGTAAAACAAACGGGCGGGGCGGGACGGGGC from Myotis daubentonii chromosome 2, mMyoDau2.1, whole genome shotgun sequence includes the following:
- the LOC132225783 gene encoding COMM domain-containing protein 1-like, whose product is MQKSGRSPEEPPFLTAQTKKQGGITSDQAAVISKFWKSHKTKIRESLMDQSRWDSGLRGLSWRVDGKSQSRHSAQIHTPVAIMELEIGKSGQESEFLCLEFDEAEVNQVLKKLSEAEESISPPMQPA